Proteins found in one Melospiza melodia melodia isolate bMelMel2 chromosome 13, bMelMel2.pri, whole genome shotgun sequence genomic segment:
- the TRADD gene encoding tumor necrosis factor receptor type 1-associated DEATH domain protein, which produces MAGTSPSWTGSAYLFLQSTCKTITLPSLYESSQKKPCVFKALKLALADSTGSVNGVDMLKVHCSHPHLIVQLRFCRQENCRRFLRSYREGALQKSLQSHLQLSLATTTVPLEVELKAGSEHLDKMLKDEDRCLECIYREKPDRLPDEEITELEECLKSLMLHQSTNNNVAAKDCTSLKSPSQPHPPQGSSLPPQLTFIFQGQKFDNRTITPDDHQKFAKSVSKKWKQVGRSLQSSCRALRDPAIDTVALEYEREGLYEQAYQMLLRFIQCEGKRATIARLVTALEENGLVSLAEELLGLHSSEECS; this is translated from the exons ATGGCAGGCACCTCCCCTTCATGGACTGGCAGTGCTTACCTGTTCCTTCAGTCCACCTGCAAGACCATCACGCTGCCGTCCCTCTACGAGAGCTCCCAGAAGAAGCCTTGTGTGTTCAAGGCCCTGAAGCTGGCATTAGCAG ACTCCACGGGCAGCGTGAATGGCGTGGACATGCTCAAGGTgcactgcagccacccccacctgatCGTGCAGCTGCGGTTCTGCAGGCAGGAGAACTGCCGCCGCTTCCTGCGCAGCTACCGCGAAGGAGCGCTCCAGAAATCCCTCCAGAGCCACCTCCAGCTCTCCTTGGCCACAACCACGGTGCCTCTGGAAGTGGagctgaaggctggcagtgagcACCTTGACAAGATGCTGAAGGATGAGGATCGCTGCCTGGAGTGCATCTACAGAGAAAAG CCTGACCGCCTGCCAGACGAGGAGATCACAGAGCTGGAGGAATGCCTCAAGAGCCTGATGCTTCACCAGAGCACCAACAACAATGTGGCTGCAAAAGACTGCACATCTCTGAAGTCCCCATCTCAGCCTCATCCCCCTCAAGGCAGCTCCCTTCCCCCACAGCTCACCTTCATCTTTCAGGGACAAAAGTTTG ACAACAGAACAATCACACCAGATGACCACCAGAAGTTTGCCAAGTCCGTGTCCAAGAAGTGGAAGCAGGTGGGTCGCTCCCTGCAGAGCTCGTGCCGCGCCCTGCGCGACCCCGCCATCGACACCGTGGCGCTGGAGTACGAGCGCGAGGGACTCTATGAACAGGCCTACCAGATGCTGCTCAGGTTCATCCAGTGCGAGGGCAAGAGGGCCACCATAGCCCGGCTGGTCACAGCCCTGGAGGAGAACGGTCTTGTCAGCCTGGCTGAGGAGCTCCTGGGCCTCCATTCCAGCGAGGAGTGCTCCTAG